The following are from one region of the Paenibacillus sp. JZ16 genome:
- a CDS encoding YdcF family protein: MQPQIPKDPVVPELTEVQITELTDIVFLSKEILPCDAIFVFGGTHPGHWEAAIDAYKRGLGRTIIVTGGVSPTGIKHENWVDKTVPEAHVIVNKLTEAGIPLNVIVYEDRSRNTLENVLFAKEVFNFDAIESLLIVCKSHGAGRQYRTLAKHLPPKINYFSYGFDSSYNGQTINRENWMHSSIGRSRVFGEYLRICFYGDRGDILRLNKKVEGLT, encoded by the coding sequence ATGCAACCTCAAATACCTAAAGATCCTGTAGTCCCTGAATTAACTGAAGTACAGATAACAGAATTAACTGATATCGTTTTCTTATCTAAGGAAATATTACCTTGCGATGCTATTTTTGTTTTTGGAGGTACTCATCCAGGGCATTGGGAAGCCGCGATTGACGCTTATAAAAGAGGCTTGGGAAGAACTATTATTGTCACAGGAGGAGTCAGCCCTACAGGAATCAAGCATGAGAATTGGGTAGATAAAACTGTACCCGAAGCGCATGTCATTGTTAATAAACTAACTGAGGCAGGTATTCCTTTAAATGTAATCGTTTACGAAGATCGCTCAAGGAATACGTTAGAGAATGTTTTATTCGCTAAAGAAGTATTTAACTTCGACGCTATCGAGTCACTTCTAATTGTATGCAAATCTCATGGTGCAGGCAGACAATATCGTACATTAGCGAAGCATTTGCCCCCAAAAATTAATTATTTTTCATATGGCTTTGATTCAAGTTATAATGGCCAAACGATAAACAGAGAAAACTGGATGCACAGTTCAATAGGTCGCTCGAGAGTGTTTGGAGAGTATTTGAGAATCTGTTTTTACGGTGACCGTGGAGACATACTTCGCTTAAATAAGAAAGTGGAGGGACTCACTTAA
- a CDS encoding IS3 family transposase (programmed frameshift), producing the protein MSAKKGQTFNRYSEETKKEAVRLRVEEGWTYSRIMKKFGIKSESQIITWVRKNQNGESFEDYRGRWTKKHFSSAEEENAYLKAQVEYPKKAQSKFARRGKLDFEARCQSVREISKWAPVVWLCKIAEISRAGYYKWKKNAALREKRADRDADLKAHILSIHRLRPYFGYKRMRTALGKEGLVVNHKKVRRLMRELQIRSVIRKKRPFAGRKPSVLFRNVLNREFSATTPVQKLVTDITYVRIGHDFAYLSVVMDLYNNEIVAWELSERNDLKLVTDTVKKLKCGPSLLHSDQGFQYTTQTYAKLLEEKKLTGSHSRRGNCYDNACIESFFSHLKTEKLYLERPQNLEQARSQITEYISFYNMERFQNKLGDLSPIEFREKVAA; encoded by the exons ATGTCAGCGAAGAAAGGCCAAACCTTTAATCGATATAGCGAAGAAACGAAGAAAGAAGCCGTTCGTCTGCGAGTGGAAGAAGGTTGGACGTACAGTCGGATCATGAAGAAGTTTGGGATTAAGAGCGAGAGCCAGATTATCACATGGGTTCGTAAAAACCAAAATGGAGAGAGTTTCGAGGATTACCGTGGACGTTGGACGAAGAAGCATTTTAGTAGTGCAGAAGAAGAAAATGCTTATCTGAAAGCACAGGTAGAATATC CTAAAAAAGCTCAATCCAAATTTGCACGGAGAGGAAAGTTGGATTTCGAAGCCCGGTGCCAGTCCGTTCGAGAAATAAGCAAGTGGGCACCTGTGGTTTGGCTGTGTAAAATTGCTGAAATTTCGCGTGCAGGTTACTACAAATGGAAGAAAAATGCTGCCCTCAGAGAGAAACGAGCAGACCGGGATGCGGATCTGAAAGCACATATTTTAAGCATTCATCGGCTTCGTCCTTATTTCGGCTACAAACGTATGCGAACCGCGTTAGGCAAAGAAGGCCTTGTAGTGAATCACAAAAAGGTACGCCGCTTAATGAGAGAACTTCAGATTCGTTCCGTGATTCGCAAGAAACGTCCATTTGCTGGCCGGAAACCGTCCGTTCTGTTCCGTAATGTCCTAAATCGGGAATTCTCAGCGACAACTCCTGTGCAGAAGCTCGTGACGGATATTACGTATGTCCGGATTGGGCATGATTTTGCTTATCTCTCCGTGGTGATGGATCTGTACAACAATGAAATTGTAGCGTGGGAACTCTCTGAGCGAAATGACTTAAAACTCGTTACAGACACAGTGAAGAAACTGAAATGTGGACCTTCCTTGCTCCACTCGGACCAGGGGTTTCAGTATACAACACAAACCTATGCCAAGTTACTTGAAGAGAAGAAGCTTACAGGAAGCCATTCCCGGCGTGGAAACTGCTATGACAATGCTTGTATTGAGTCGTTCTTCTCCCACTTAAAGACAGAGAAACTGTATTTGGAGAGACCTCAAAATCTGGAGCAAGCCAGGAGCCAAATTACGGAGTATATTTCGTTTTACAACATGGAACGTTTCCAAAACAAACTGGGCGACCTCTCCCCGATTGAGTTTCGGGAAAAAGTCGCCGCTTAA
- a CDS encoding S1 family peptidase produces the protein MYIDQASGGTINIGFKENTTSMLEASSINSFLPIKTFEAEYSEKEMEDAANLLRSNLSIVTELIPSLLYINVDFINQEIQIGTIEKVNDADGLIVQKISEITRQNKNLFKIVTDPTSKTEDNLRRDRIRPLQGGLTIDSAPSTAGNCSTGYSALDSSGNPYIMTAAHCWYKQPGTGIYQSDAYIGTFSSIAHYGNNVDAAAIRVSSTNLLSNQVYNETTRLTALQVPGNDVIGEVVCISGRNRGETNPCGTLQGKSASAFWEIMDNGVLTKVWFCRGTRT, from the coding sequence ATGTATATAGACCAAGCTTCAGGAGGTACAATTAATATAGGATTCAAGGAAAATACAACTTCTATGTTGGAGGCTAGTTCCATTAATAGCTTTCTGCCAATTAAAACTTTTGAAGCTGAGTATTCTGAAAAAGAAATGGAGGATGCAGCCAATCTCCTACGCAGCAATCTTTCAATAGTAACTGAATTAATCCCAAGCCTTCTTTATATTAATGTTGACTTTATTAATCAAGAAATTCAAATAGGTACTATAGAGAAAGTTAATGATGCCGATGGTTTAATAGTCCAAAAAATCAGTGAGATTACTAGACAAAATAAAAACCTATTTAAAATAGTTACAGACCCAACTTCAAAGACAGAGGATAATTTACGTAGGGATCGCATTAGACCCTTACAGGGGGGATTAACTATTGATTCGGCACCATCTACAGCTGGAAATTGTTCAACAGGTTATTCTGCCTTAGATTCTTCAGGTAACCCGTATATTATGACTGCAGCACATTGTTGGTATAAACAACCGGGTACAGGAATATATCAGTCCGATGCGTATATTGGTACCTTTAGTAGTATAGCCCATTATGGGAATAACGTAGATGCTGCGGCGATACGTGTTAGTTCAACCAATCTTCTAAGTAATCAAGTCTACAACGAAACCACAAGGTTAACAGCTCTGCAAGTTCCAGGTAATGATGTTATAGGTGAGGTCGTGTGTATCTCAGGACGAAATAGAGGAGAAACCAACCCATGTGGTACTCTGCAGGGTAAAAGCGCTAGTGCATTTTGGGAAATAATGGATAATGGAGTCTTAACAAAAGTATGGTTTTGTCGGGGGACAAGAACATAG
- a CDS encoding methyltransferase domain-containing protein produces MNERQSTYNIQNATLGFESEIERLKVQATMGWAKEFRNLQWYGLQNGMKIIELGSGPGFVTEQIVNSLPDSQVTALEIDGALIDKAKNLLEHVPSSRLRFVQSSVYDTTLPDQSFDFAVARLLFLHLHNPVLAAQEIYRVLKPGGKLVIIDVDDGIFGAVYPDIDVLPTVLKKIADHVANKGGNRHIGRSLPRLLKNAGYTDIDTDAIIQHSDIHGIEGFKHQFNINRFTGFFKNGLINKQEYDQLEEASHQINNASESYAMMTYVMACGKKPE; encoded by the coding sequence ATGAACGAACGTCAATCTACTTACAACATTCAAAATGCAACTCTGGGTTTTGAATCTGAAATAGAACGATTGAAAGTACAGGCAACCATGGGATGGGCTAAAGAATTTCGCAACTTACAATGGTACGGATTACAGAATGGAATGAAAATCATTGAACTCGGTAGCGGACCTGGTTTCGTTACTGAGCAAATAGTTAATAGCTTGCCAGACAGTCAAGTAACTGCTTTGGAAATCGATGGAGCGTTAATCGATAAAGCTAAAAACCTGTTAGAACATGTGCCATCTTCAAGACTGCGATTTGTTCAATCATCAGTTTATGACACAACACTGCCTGATCAATCATTTGATTTCGCAGTAGCTAGGTTACTCTTTCTTCATCTGCATAATCCTGTGCTGGCAGCTCAAGAAATTTATAGAGTTCTAAAACCAGGAGGAAAGCTTGTTATTATTGATGTAGATGATGGGATCTTTGGGGCAGTATATCCTGATATTGACGTGCTACCTACTGTGTTAAAGAAAATTGCTGATCACGTAGCCAACAAAGGTGGGAACCGGCATATTGGTCGGAGTTTACCACGCCTTTTAAAAAATGCAGGCTACACCGATATAGATACTGATGCGATTATTCAGCACAGTGACATTCATGGAATCGAGGGTTTTAAGCACCAGTTTAATATCAATCGTTTCACTGGTTTTTTCAAAAATGGGCTTATTAATAAGCAAGAATATGATCAGCTGGAAGAAGCTTCTCATCAAATTAACAATGCCTCTGAATCCTATGCAATGATGACATATGTTATGGCATGTGGTAAAAAGCCAGAGTAG
- a CDS encoding tyrosine-type recombinase/integrase, giving the protein MILSELWRLYETDKRIQGFSPKTLKAYALQHKMLMNELGDLDITEITLTLLKEYLAKQSNRLKPSSLGHRIRFVSSLFRYAFEETYLTSNPSLKLREPKMDKRIPKFLIEEDIIHLKIACQSLRERALLEFLYSTGCRVGEVEKINIEDLNWENCSAIVNGKGSKQREVYFTTECKVWLKKYLAGREDNCKALFVTDTHPSRRMAIPTIRWALKRLAGRGELEVNLYPHRFRHTYACQLLDNGAPLDFIQGMLGHEKASTTQIYAQLRGERRRELYRRFFSIMNNSRSQ; this is encoded by the coding sequence ATGATATTAAGCGAGTTGTGGCGACTGTATGAGACTGATAAACGTATCCAAGGATTTAGTCCGAAAACATTGAAAGCATACGCTCTCCAGCACAAAATGCTGATGAATGAACTCGGTGACCTGGATATAACCGAGATAACTTTAACTCTGCTGAAGGAGTACTTAGCGAAACAATCTAATCGGTTGAAGCCAAGTAGCCTAGGACACCGGATTCGCTTTGTTAGTTCCCTTTTTCGCTATGCTTTTGAAGAAACATACTTGACTTCTAATCCCTCCCTAAAACTACGAGAACCTAAAATGGATAAACGAATACCTAAGTTTTTAATCGAGGAAGATATAATTCACTTAAAGATCGCTTGTCAATCACTGAGAGAAAGGGCGTTACTTGAGTTTCTCTACAGTACGGGCTGCCGGGTTGGAGAAGTGGAGAAGATAAATATCGAGGATCTTAACTGGGAAAACTGCTCTGCAATTGTTAATGGCAAAGGTTCAAAGCAGAGAGAAGTTTATTTCACGACAGAGTGTAAAGTGTGGCTCAAGAAGTATCTGGCCGGCCGTGAAGACAACTGTAAAGCCTTATTCGTAACCGATACACATCCGAGTAGACGGATGGCCATTCCTACGATCCGGTGGGCGTTGAAACGGCTTGCAGGCCGAGGAGAGCTTGAAGTAAATCTATATCCGCATCGATTTCGTCATACCTATGCGTGCCAACTCCTCGATAATGGAGCACCTTTAGATTTCATTCAAGGCATGCTAGGGCATGAAAAAGCATCAACCACTCAAATATATGCTCAGCTGCGCGGCGAACGACGACGAGAACTTTATCGTCGTTTTTTTAGCATTATGAATAACAGCAGATCCCAATAA
- a CDS encoding glycosyltransferase family 4 protein, whose translation MGFNQQTRVGMLWGDYPWTTAPKKMGKLWSMGRVARDVSHALRENMVVIPYAQSEGEPNQRENMTSFLKSIDILWADLYPSSTYALNLRDELGLTCPAILFAGGAMPKGAEAMLFPWQSLLRPYDGILFSCKADQDIWRQLTEWSTLKEWVIPLSIDEQIFYPRSVDEQMDIRNKFGIPVHSPLLIFVGRLNIQKNVHALLKILRFVSEEIPDVHLCIIGEEDDIVLGEFKVRNTNYKEWLQQKADQFGLTQRVRFVGPLFGEELAQMYSAADVVTNLGFYHRENFGLSQAEAVACGTPVVCTEWGGFKDVVQHDLTGYFVDAVLTKRGIRVDWAKGIDFVITLLQREALRTKIGRQAANYARQHFSIAALTKNLVQVVTDVQSSLATMSKGSLNSVAYKPSRFAEKYEAHKRTCGWYAASTTTGTPQWYPPMFVGEHYELYEKLMQPYSTRLAEELQINSLNGNCIPYFTSSVRFDVTRLLAISEDPVWPSRRFLSPNEYSMLRFIDGKRTLSNIVAMTGLELTPCIISVWNLYLDGFLLFRS comes from the coding sequence TTGGGATTCAACCAGCAAACCCGTGTAGGTATGTTATGGGGAGATTACCCATGGACTACGGCTCCAAAGAAAATGGGGAAATTGTGGAGTATGGGCAGGGTAGCCCGAGATGTTTCGCATGCATTGCGTGAAAACATGGTGGTTATCCCGTACGCACAGTCAGAAGGTGAACCTAATCAGCGGGAAAACATGACTTCATTTCTTAAGAGCATAGATATCCTCTGGGCAGATTTATATCCATCCAGTACATATGCACTTAATCTCCGTGACGAATTAGGCCTAACTTGTCCAGCGATTTTGTTTGCTGGAGGAGCCATGCCCAAAGGAGCAGAGGCAATGTTGTTTCCTTGGCAGTCACTACTACGTCCTTATGATGGGATTCTCTTTAGTTGTAAAGCAGACCAAGATATTTGGAGACAATTGACAGAATGGAGCACATTAAAGGAATGGGTTATACCGCTTAGCATAGACGAGCAAATATTTTATCCTCGAAGTGTCGATGAACAAATGGATATACGCAATAAATTCGGCATTCCAGTTCATTCCCCGCTATTAATATTTGTTGGAAGATTAAACATACAGAAGAATGTCCACGCTTTACTAAAAATATTACGCTTTGTTAGTGAAGAAATCCCTGATGTTCATCTTTGTATAATCGGTGAAGAAGATGATATTGTACTAGGAGAGTTTAAGGTCCGGAATACCAATTATAAGGAGTGGTTGCAACAAAAAGCAGATCAATTTGGTTTAACACAACGTGTACGATTTGTAGGCCCACTTTTCGGTGAAGAACTGGCTCAAATGTATTCTGCTGCAGATGTGGTGACTAATCTTGGGTTTTACCATCGTGAAAATTTTGGACTCTCTCAAGCAGAAGCAGTAGCTTGTGGTACACCGGTTGTTTGTACTGAATGGGGGGGATTCAAGGATGTTGTACAGCATGATCTAACAGGTTATTTTGTAGATGCGGTACTAACAAAACGTGGAATACGTGTGGATTGGGCCAAAGGGATAGATTTCGTAATTACTTTATTGCAAAGAGAGGCTCTACGTACGAAAATCGGAAGACAAGCCGCCAATTATGCACGTCAACATTTTAGTATAGCTGCTCTAACAAAAAATTTAGTACAGGTAGTAACAGATGTACAAAGTAGTCTAGCTACGATGAGTAAAGGTTCATTAAATTCTGTCGCTTACAAGCCGAGTCGATTTGCTGAAAAATACGAGGCCCATAAACGTACATGCGGGTGGTACGCAGCTAGCACAACAACGGGCACTCCTCAGTGGTATCCACCAATGTTTGTAGGCGAACATTACGAATTATATGAAAAACTTATGCAACCTTACTCCACGCGATTGGCGGAGGAACTTCAAATCAATTCCCTCAATGGAAACTGCATCCCGTATTTTACTTCGTCGGTCAGGTTTGATGTAACTCGATTGCTGGCCATCTCGGAAGATCCGGTCTGGCCCAGTCGCAGATTTCTTTCGCCGAACGAGTACAGTATGCTAAGGTTCATAGATGGTAAACGTACCCTGAGCAACATCGTAGCTATGACTGGGCTCGAACTTACCCCTTGTATAATAAGTGTTTGGAATTTGTATTTAGATGGCTTTTTGCTCTTCAGAAGTTAG
- the pyrH gene encoding UMP kinase, with the protein MTRYKRVLIKLSGGAVAGNTEFGFESETLDHIANEIMSVVNLGVEVSLVIGGGNIFRGNMAESWGIEREEADNIGTLATVINSLMLRGVLKAKTDKEVRVMTAIPITSVAEPYIRLRAVHHLEKGYIVIFAGGNGQPYVTTDYPSVQRAIEVNCEALLVAKQGVDGVLNADPKFDKEARKFRSLHYNDVLKYNLKVMDQSAFILARDYNLPMHVFNFDKPGSMKEICEGKVNGTIISGESILELE; encoded by the coding sequence TTGACAAGGTACAAAAGAGTTCTTATTAAACTAAGTGGTGGAGCAGTGGCCGGAAACACGGAATTTGGTTTTGAGTCCGAAACGTTAGACCATATTGCTAATGAAATTATGTCAGTTGTAAATCTAGGTGTTGAGGTATCATTAGTTATAGGTGGAGGGAATATTTTTCGCGGCAATATGGCGGAAAGCTGGGGAATAGAAAGAGAAGAAGCTGACAACATCGGGACGCTTGCTACTGTTATTAATAGCTTGATGCTTCGAGGAGTTCTTAAAGCCAAAACAGACAAAGAAGTTCGTGTAATGACAGCAATACCTATTACATCAGTTGCAGAACCATACATCAGACTAAGAGCAGTTCACCATCTGGAAAAGGGCTACATAGTAATTTTTGCAGGAGGAAACGGGCAACCCTACGTTACTACGGATTACCCTTCCGTTCAAAGGGCAATCGAAGTTAATTGTGAAGCATTGTTAGTAGCAAAACAAGGGGTGGACGGTGTTCTCAATGCAGACCCTAAGTTCGACAAAGAAGCAAGGAAGTTCAGGTCACTTCACTACAACGATGTTTTAAAATACAACTTGAAGGTAATGGATCAATCAGCTTTCATCTTAGCTAGAGACTACAATCTGCCAATGCATGTGTTTAATTTTGACAAGCCGGGCTCAATGAAAGAAATTTGCGAGGGGAAAGTTAATGGCACAATAATTAGTGGTGAGTCAATTTTGGAATTGGAATGA
- a CDS encoding AAA family ATPase, with translation MGIRNYLIEGVSGAGKTTVCNELQRRGYHAIHGDRELAYQGDPETGTPTDGFKPEHHIWHVDIVKALVDNQDEAVTFFCGGSRNYTKFIDLFDGVFVLEVDLETSLRRIDERVALDPTDWGGRPEEREISARLHQTKEGVPNNGIIIDATAPIAHVVDEILRQIEANERQRQ, from the coding sequence ATGGGCATTAGGAATTATCTGATTGAAGGCGTTTCCGGCGCCGGCAAAACTACGGTCTGCAACGAATTGCAGCGGCGCGGCTACCATGCTATTCATGGTGACCGTGAATTGGCATATCAAGGCGATCCGGAAACTGGTACCCCGACGGATGGCTTTAAACCCGAACACCACATTTGGCATGTTGATATAGTAAAAGCTTTGGTCGACAATCAGGATGAGGCGGTAACATTTTTCTGCGGTGGTTCGCGGAATTACACCAAATTCATCGACCTCTTCGACGGCGTGTTTGTCCTTGAGGTCGACCTGGAAACCTCTCTCCGGCGGATTGATGAGCGAGTGGCGCTGGACCCAACTGACTGGGGTGGCAGACCAGAGGAACGGGAAATTAGTGCGCGCTTGCATCAAACGAAAGAAGGCGTTCCTAACAACGGGATTATAATCGACGCCACCGCACCGATCGCGCACGTCGTTGACGAAATCCTCCGTCAAATCGAAGCAAATGAACGCCAACGACAGTAA
- a CDS encoding AAA family ATPase — MNVQHSYLRQIQLKRHQVPAYNRYPFDLAVIRSLNTLDFHPKVTYIVGENGMGKSTLMESIAVAWGFNPEGGTINFSFSTQATHSSLYEYIQLIRGPRRPRDGFFFRAESYYNLATTIDELDSQPSFGRPIKDSYGGKSLHEQSHGESFFSTFIHRFGENGLYILDEPEAALSPLRQMAMLTRIHELVLQNSQFIIATHSPILMAYPDSIIYNLKPNGIEVQVLEETDHFMIMKEFVNNKDRMLRELFAEAQD; from the coding sequence TTGAATGTACAGCATTCCTATTTACGACAAATTCAGCTCAAGAGGCACCAAGTACCCGCTTATAATCGTTACCCCTTTGATTTGGCGGTCATTCGAAGCCTAAATACTCTTGATTTCCACCCCAAGGTAACCTATATCGTAGGTGAAAATGGGATGGGCAAATCAACACTGATGGAGTCCATTGCTGTCGCATGGGGATTTAACCCGGAGGGTGGGACGATCAACTTTTCCTTCTCAACCCAGGCTACTCACTCCAGCTTATATGAATATATACAATTGATCAGAGGTCCGCGACGCCCGAGGGATGGCTTCTTCTTCCGGGCAGAAAGTTATTATAATTTAGCCACGACGATCGATGAGTTGGACAGCCAACCTTCATTCGGTCGCCCTATTAAAGATTCGTACGGTGGCAAGTCCTTGCATGAGCAATCGCACGGAGAGTCGTTCTTTTCCACTTTCATTCATCGATTCGGGGAGAATGGATTATATATACTTGATGAGCCTGAGGCTGCATTGTCTCCCCTTCGCCAAATGGCGATGCTGACACGAATCCATGAACTTGTTTTGCAAAACTCTCAATTTATTATTGCGACTCATTCCCCAATCCTTATGGCATATCCAGATTCGATTATTTACAATCTAAAGCCGAATGGTATCGAGGTCCAAGTATTGGAAGAGACCGACCATTTTATGATTATGAAAGAGTTTGTGAATAACAAGGATAGGATGCTCAGAGAGTTATTCGCAGAAGCTCAAGATTAA
- a CDS encoding leucine-rich repeat domain-containing protein, whose translation MANRLSDWIYPSLPEDLCFLKEGGGNYLYSVVHEHMYGMELTEEEAIELMDRITGLFLELKSHRDLNRLLDDAIKHKTDRLYISGHGLTELPERIRELTEMRDLEIFEQDLYRLPEGLFEISKLERLKVMTADLESIPASIARLKNLRELCIQCASSDRPAPGYRVKPKEEISLNSIPPEIGKLEQLEQLTIQYTSIHELPLELEKLKHLRILDLGMSMINRKPDFLYGMKQLKYLNVSRDSLWETIESEQ comes from the coding sequence ATGGCAAACCGCCTGTCGGATTGGATTTACCCTAGCTTGCCGGAAGACTTGTGTTTCTTGAAAGAAGGTGGCGGAAACTACCTTTACTCGGTTGTCCATGAACATATGTATGGTATGGAATTAACTGAGGAAGAAGCAATCGAACTGATGGATCGAATTACAGGGCTTTTTTTGGAATTAAAGTCTCACCGGGACCTGAATCGTCTGCTAGATGATGCCATTAAGCATAAAACCGACCGGCTGTATATAAGCGGACATGGGCTGACAGAGCTGCCTGAGCGAATCCGGGAGCTTACAGAGATGCGTGATCTAGAAATTTTTGAACAGGATCTTTATCGTCTACCCGAAGGGCTGTTCGAAATAAGCAAGCTTGAACGCTTGAAAGTCATGACGGCTGATTTGGAGAGTATTCCCGCATCAATAGCCAGACTGAAGAACCTGAGAGAGCTTTGCATCCAATGTGCGAGCTCGGATCGGCCGGCTCCCGGGTATCGGGTTAAGCCGAAGGAAGAGATCAGCCTAAACAGCATCCCACCGGAGATTGGAAAGTTGGAACAACTGGAGCAGCTTACGATTCAATACACCTCGATCCATGAGCTACCCCTCGAGCTAGAGAAGCTGAAGCACCTGCGAATCTTGGACTTAGGAATGAGCATGATCAATCGCAAGCCAGATTTCCTCTATGGTATGAAGCAATTGAAATATTTAAATGTGTCACGGGATTCGTTATGGGAAACGATTGAATCAGAACAGTAG
- a CDS encoding NUDIX hydrolase — protein MIIRTVSLCLIRRGDQILVEESYDKAVNKTFYRPVGGTVEYGENSKETIIREVKEELDSQIQEPKLKFVIENLFSYLDQIGHEVDFIYEADLVDHDLYKREVIEGIEGITPYKAVWKSINGFENNEQEKLVPDGLLDLLLANYSERISKVEHIRTT, from the coding sequence ATGATCATTAGGACCGTTTCATTGTGTCTAATTCGAAGAGGCGATCAAATATTAGTTGAAGAATCATATGATAAAGCAGTAAACAAGACTTTTTATCGACCGGTTGGTGGTACGGTTGAGTATGGAGAGAATAGTAAAGAGACGATAATTCGAGAAGTAAAAGAAGAATTAGATTCCCAAATACAAGAACCCAAGCTAAAGTTTGTCATTGAAAACCTATTTTCATACTTGGATCAGATAGGTCATGAAGTAGATTTCATTTATGAAGCTGATCTTGTTGATCATGACTTATACAAAAGAGAAGTTATCGAAGGCATAGAAGGAATAACTCCATATAAAGCAGTTTGGAAATCAATTAATGGATTCGAAAATAATGAACAGGAAAAACTAGTACCGGATGGATTATTGGACCTATTGCTTGCGAATTATTCAGAGAGAATTAGCAAAGTCGAGCACATTAGAACTACATAA
- a CDS encoding YdcF family protein, with protein sequence MSFPFDCISDFMFFETEIGHADVILIPGASQPQLMERAATLYHQGLSSLILPSGGSTPYVETTEWEYLQNVGVSLGVNPKAILKEDKATNTFENARFSLEVLQQQGIHPKKILLVCKNYHARRALLTYQFHFPRETIFYVSPIIDKSGTTKENWFLEDDKIKLVMDELEKVGKYFRRQIPKWVE encoded by the coding sequence ATGTCTTTTCCATTTGATTGCATCAGTGATTTTATGTTTTTCGAAACGGAGATCGGACACGCAGATGTTATTTTAATCCCAGGCGCGAGTCAACCTCAGTTGATGGAAAGAGCCGCAACGTTATACCATCAAGGGCTCTCTTCCTTGATATTACCTTCTGGAGGTTCCACCCCATATGTAGAAACAACCGAATGGGAATATCTACAAAATGTGGGTGTTTCGTTAGGGGTTAATCCTAAAGCAATACTTAAAGAAGATAAAGCAACGAATACCTTTGAGAATGCTCGCTTCTCTTTGGAAGTATTACAGCAACAAGGGATTCACCCTAAAAAAATTTTATTGGTCTGTAAAAATTATCATGCACGAAGAGCACTACTAACTTATCAATTTCATTTTCCTAGAGAGACTATTTTTTATGTTAGTCCAATAATTGATAAATCAGGGACAACTAAAGAGAACTGGTTTCTAGAAGACGATAAAATAAAGCTCGTTATGGATGAGTTAGAGAAGGTTGGGAAGTATTTTAGGCGACAAATACCGAAGTGGGTTGAATAG
- a CDS encoding GNAT family N-acetyltransferase produces MRSIDYSNYYWQDDEVRLRAIQAEDWESCYISDFDTPARRLLECAIELPPTISGAKKFVEENANFSSTNGRIMFTIDKLNGESIGGINLNSIDERNGTFSIGIVIDKEYRGQGYGTRAMEILLKYAFLERRLNKFNDYVLEGNEGSSKMMQKLGCIQEGIRRQVVYINGQYLDFILFGLTKDEFIQKQNEKLKIG; encoded by the coding sequence ATGAGAAGTATAGATTATAGCAATTATTACTGGCAAGATGATGAAGTTAGATTGCGTGCCATACAGGCCGAAGATTGGGAAAGTTGTTACATAAGCGACTTTGATACTCCGGCACGTCGTCTTTTAGAATGTGCTATTGAATTACCACCAACAATTTCTGGGGCAAAAAAATTTGTAGAGGAAAATGCTAATTTCTCTTCTACAAACGGACGGATCATGTTTACCATTGATAAGCTGAATGGGGAAAGTATAGGCGGTATCAATTTAAACAGTATCGACGAGAGAAACGGGACATTTAGTATTGGAATAGTGATAGATAAAGAGTATCGTGGTCAGGGTTACGGTACAAGGGCTATGGAAATTCTCTTAAAATATGCCTTTTTGGAACGAAGACTTAATAAATTTAATGACTATGTTCTTGAAGGAAATGAAGGTTCTTCGAAAATGATGCAAAAACTTGGCTGCATTCAAGAAGGTATACGGCGACAGGTGGTATATATAAATGGTCAATATTTAGATTTTATTTTGTTTGGTTTAACCAAAGATGAGTTTATACAGAAGCAAAATGAGAAACTCAAAATAGGTTGA